In Cloacibacterium caeni, a single window of DNA contains:
- a CDS encoding AAA family ATPase gives MQELNQAEDIKQLTEKVKEQNVYFSLLKKEINRAIIGQEYMVDRLLIGLLGNGHVLLEGVPGLAKTLAIKTLSEAVHGAFSRIQFTPDLLPADVIGTQIYNVKENDFSIKKGPVFANFVLADEINRAPAKVQSALLEVMQEKQVTIGDETMKLPTPFLVLATQNPIDQEGTYLLPEAQTDRFMLKCKIDYPEFEEERQVMRMVSTSDIPQIKPVISLEQIVEAKKIINQIYLDEKIEKYILDMVFATRFPEKYGLSELKNYISFGASPRASINLAIASRAFAFLKGRAFVIPEDVKAIAKDVLRHRIGLSFEAEAEDVDADAIVDKILGKVQAP, from the coding sequence ATGCAAGAACTTAATCAAGCCGAAGATATTAAACAACTCACCGAAAAAGTAAAAGAACAGAACGTTTACTTTTCACTTTTGAAAAAGGAAATTAACAGAGCAATTATCGGACAAGAATACATGGTAGACAGACTTTTAATAGGTCTATTAGGAAATGGTCACGTTTTGCTGGAAGGTGTTCCTGGTTTGGCAAAAACTTTAGCCATCAAAACCCTTTCAGAAGCGGTTCATGGAGCGTTTTCTAGAATTCAGTTTACGCCAGATTTATTGCCAGCAGACGTTATCGGTACGCAGATTTATAATGTGAAAGAAAACGATTTTTCCATCAAAAAAGGTCCTGTTTTTGCAAATTTTGTTTTGGCAGATGAAATCAACCGTGCTCCTGCAAAAGTGCAATCTGCACTTTTGGAAGTAATGCAAGAAAAACAAGTTACCATTGGTGATGAAACCATGAAATTACCAACACCTTTTTTGGTTTTAGCGACGCAAAACCCAATTGACCAAGAAGGAACTTATCTTTTGCCAGAAGCACAAACCGACCGTTTTATGCTGAAATGCAAAATTGATTATCCAGAATTTGAGGAAGAAAGACAAGTCATGAGAATGGTTTCTACTTCGGATATTCCTCAAATAAAACCAGTGATTTCTTTGGAACAAATAGTGGAAGCCAAGAAAATCATTAATCAAATTTATCTAGACGAAAAAATTGAGAAATATATTCTCGATATGGTTTTTGCAACCAGATTTCCAGAGAAATATGGACTTTCTGAACTGAAAAATTACATCAGTTTTGGGGCGTCTCCTAGAGCTTCTATCAATTTAGCGATTGCTTCACGAGCATTTGCATTTTTGAAAGGAAGAGCTTTTGTAATTCCTGAAGATGTAAAAGCGATTGCGAAAGATGTTTTGCGTCACAGAATTGGTCTCAGCTTCGAAGCGGAAGCAGAAGATGTAGATGCAGACGCAATTGTTGATAAAATTTTGGGAAAAGTTCAAGCGCCGTAA
- a CDS encoding DUF58 domain-containing protein — MQIKDIVKKVKQIEIRTRKRTENTLMGQYHSAFKGQGMAFAEVRPYQFGDDIRRIDWNKTARFKEPYVKVMEEERELTMMILVDISASMNYGTKIQLKRELVAEISASLGFSAAGNNDKVGLILFADKVYKVIPPQKGRKHILAIISTILTADYVQAETNIDAALEYMMHVFKKKSLAFLFSDFADEFDEKLLKIASKKHQLLGLRVFDEKDNEIPDVGYAFFRDIETGKQIWVNTSNQRWRYNYAEAQKQKIRHLREAFEKSSASFVEVKAEEDYTKILYNYFQKK; from the coding sequence ATGCAAATAAAAGATATTGTAAAAAAAGTAAAACAAATAGAAATCCGTACTCGAAAGAGAACGGAAAATACTTTGATGGGGCAATATCACAGTGCTTTTAAAGGTCAAGGAATGGCTTTTGCGGAAGTTCGTCCTTATCAATTTGGAGATGATATTCGCAGAATTGATTGGAACAAAACCGCACGTTTCAAAGAACCTTATGTGAAGGTAATGGAAGAAGAACGTGAACTCACGATGATGATTTTGGTAGACATTTCTGCCTCTATGAATTATGGAACAAAAATTCAACTGAAACGTGAATTGGTGGCAGAAATTTCGGCAAGTTTAGGGTTTTCGGCGGCAGGAAATAATGATAAAGTGGGACTTATTTTGTTTGCGGATAAAGTCTATAAAGTCATTCCGCCACAGAAAGGCAGAAAACATATTTTAGCGATAATTTCCACGATTTTGACCGCAGATTATGTGCAGGCAGAAACCAATATAGATGCTGCTTTAGAATACATGATGCATGTTTTTAAAAAGAAATCTCTAGCGTTTCTTTTTTCTGATTTTGCAGATGAATTTGACGAAAAATTATTGAAAATTGCATCCAAAAAACATCAATTATTAGGTTTGAGAGTTTTTGACGAAAAAGACAATGAAATTCCAGATGTAGGTTATGCTTTTTTCAGAGATATAGAAACAGGAAAACAAATTTGGGTGAATACGTCTAACCAAAGATGGCGTTACAATTATGCAGAAGCTCAAAAACAAAAAATAAGACACCTGAGAGAAGCTTTTGAGAAAAGTTCTGCCAGTTTTGTAGAAGTAAAAGCAGAGGAAGATTATACCAAAATTTTGTATAATTATTTTCAAAAAAAATAG
- a CDS encoding BatD family protein, with the protein MKKLALLFVFVAQCFSAQTLSSNLSKEKIALGEKATFRVTINGLEGKDVISKPKNELLPFHLEETKDEINKTYDQYTRTVEFQVFEEGKFTIPELEFSINGAETIKTIPYEITVYNPVNADDQINDIMNNKQVDLGFSDYWEMYKWYILGGLVIFTSLFLFLSFFKNGVFRNSGKEKSPIHKTLQDLKNLEKKKYAEKGNYRMFYVELIDITRAFLVKQYHIPADVLLTDDLIDVMKHTNKISPDNEKIVEEVFLRGDLVKFAKIIPNQELMERDFLDIYEFVERSVTDIEAEHLREVH; encoded by the coding sequence ATTAAAAAATTGGCTTTGTTGTTTGTTTTTGTTGCTCAATGTTTTTCTGCACAGACGCTTTCTTCTAATTTATCTAAAGAAAAAATTGCGCTAGGCGAAAAAGCAACCTTTCGAGTAACCATCAATGGTTTAGAAGGAAAAGATGTGATTTCTAAACCTAAAAATGAACTCTTGCCTTTTCATTTAGAAGAAACTAAAGACGAAATCAATAAAACATACGATCAATACACCAGAACTGTAGAATTTCAGGTTTTTGAGGAAGGGAAATTTACCATTCCAGAACTTGAGTTTTCGATAAATGGAGCAGAAACCATCAAAACGATTCCCTATGAAATCACGGTTTATAATCCTGTGAATGCAGATGATCAAATCAACGATATTATGAACAATAAGCAAGTTGATTTGGGTTTTAGTGATTATTGGGAAATGTATAAATGGTATATTTTAGGAGGTTTGGTCATTTTTACTTCCCTATTTTTATTTTTAAGTTTCTTCAAAAATGGGGTTTTCAGAAATTCTGGAAAAGAGAAAAGTCCAATTCATAAAACATTACAGGATCTGAAAAATCTAGAAAAGAAAAAATACGCAGAAAAAGGGAATTACAGAATGTTTTATGTAGAATTGATAGACATAACCAGAGCGTTTTTGGTAAAACAATATCATATTCCTGCAGATGTTTTGTTGACCGATGACTTAATCGATGTGATGAAACATACCAATAAAATTTCGCCAGACAATGAAAAAATAGTGGAGGAGGTTTTTCTGAGAGGAGATTTGGTGAAATTTGCCAAAATCATTCCAAATCAAGAATTAATGGAGCGTGATTTTTTAGATATTTATGAATTTGTAGAGCGTTCGGTTACAGATATTGAAGCAGAACATTTAAGAGAAGTGCATTAA
- a CDS encoding vWA domain-containing protein, giving the protein MNFSLGNIWYLLLLLLLPVIALLLFGFKKWKSERRNIFAEAQFQEDLFPKDYQFSKFFPVLYLLAFVFLILAMVDFLGGKEEMKIQQKVNSVIFLLDVSNSMNAQDVQPSRLEQAKNILINTIQNLGDDKVGIVVFAGDAQSIMPLTTDYSAAETYIGAIETTTIGKQGTDFLKAVEVATEKFKNVPKGARKIVLISDGEDNEGNDKAAIDEALRQGITINSVGIGKDDGAPIPIYEFGQLMGYKTDILGETIITKRQTEALMSLAFDTNGEYVDGNDMEAAVNKIVLQLRNQKGASETLVNTQSAVHYYQWFLGVSLFIFVIIFLFNPKKDFNF; this is encoded by the coding sequence ATGAATTTTAGTCTAGGAAATATTTGGTATTTACTTTTGTTATTGCTTTTACCGGTAATAGCGTTGCTTCTTTTTGGTTTCAAAAAATGGAAATCAGAAAGGAGAAATATTTTTGCTGAAGCTCAATTTCAAGAAGATTTATTTCCGAAAGATTATCAATTTTCTAAATTTTTCCCAGTTTTATATTTGTTGGCTTTTGTTTTTTTGATTTTAGCAATGGTAGATTTTCTGGGAGGAAAAGAAGAGATGAAAATCCAACAAAAAGTAAATTCTGTGATTTTTTTGCTAGATGTTTCTAACTCTATGAACGCGCAAGATGTGCAACCTTCTCGATTAGAACAAGCCAAAAACATTTTGATCAATACCATACAAAATTTGGGTGATGACAAAGTCGGAATCGTAGTTTTTGCAGGAGATGCACAATCTATAATGCCTTTGACTACAGATTATTCTGCCGCCGAAACGTATATTGGAGCGATAGAAACCACTACGATTGGGAAACAAGGGACAGATTTTCTAAAAGCAGTAGAAGTAGCCACAGAAAAATTTAAAAATGTTCCGAAAGGTGCTAGAAAAATCGTATTAATTAGCGATGGCGAAGACAATGAAGGAAATGACAAAGCGGCGATAGATGAAGCATTGAGACAAGGAATAACCATCAATTCTGTAGGAATAGGAAAAGACGATGGAGCGCCAATTCCTATTTATGAATTTGGGCAATTAATGGGCTATAAAACCGATATTCTCGGCGAGACGATTATTACCAAAAGACAAACAGAAGCATTGATGTCTCTCGCTTTTGATACCAACGGAGAATATGTAGACGGTAATGATATGGAAGCAGCAGTCAATAAAATTGTTTTGCAACTCAGAAACCAAAAAGGAGCTTCGGAAACATTGGTAAATACACAATCTGCGGTTCATTATTATCAGTGGTTTTTGGGCGTTTCGCTTTTTATATTTGTGATTATTTTTCTTTTTAATCCTAAAAAAGATTTCAATTTTTAA
- a CDS encoding VWA domain-containing protein translates to MNFQIDSPYFLLLFMLFIPLLIRDFSKKKNSGINVPTTRNMSVAGSFSWVQKFLQFSKYIILSALIIALARPRTYTIFSDRDETKGIDIFLAIDISPSMLAQDLEPDRITALKKIATDFVKKREGDRIGIVEYWGEGITKVPLTSDHQVVLDEIRDMSPSEELTGTAIGEGLSVAVNHLKDSKSKSKIIILMTDGVNTVPNAMPPQFAGELAKSYGIKVYTIGIGTNGFALFPQITSFGIQFFEQEVQIDEATLSEIATLTGGKYYRATSNTSLENVYNEINSLEKSKIKTNKIYNYEEYFRVFLWIALVFLLIDAVLRWRIFRIFN, encoded by the coding sequence ATGAATTTTCAGATAGATAGTCCATATTTTTTATTGCTTTTTATGCTTTTTATTCCGCTTTTGATAAGGGATTTTAGCAAGAAGAAAAATTCGGGGATTAATGTTCCGACTACTCGAAATATGTCTGTAGCAGGAAGTTTTTCTTGGGTTCAAAAATTTTTACAATTTTCTAAATACATCATTCTTTCTGCGCTGATTATTGCTTTGGCAAGGCCTAGAACTTACACCATTTTTAGCGATAGAGACGAAACCAAAGGCATTGATATTTTCCTAGCGATTGACATTTCGCCCAGTATGTTGGCTCAAGATTTAGAGCCTGATAGAATTACTGCTTTGAAAAAAATTGCGACGGATTTTGTCAAAAAAAGGGAAGGTGATAGAATAGGAATTGTGGAATATTGGGGAGAAGGAATTACAAAAGTTCCGCTCACTTCTGACCATCAAGTGGTTTTGGATGAAATTAGAGACATGAGTCCGAGTGAAGAACTTACGGGAACAGCGATTGGAGAAGGACTTTCTGTAGCGGTAAATCATTTGAAAGACAGTAAATCAAAGTCTAAAATCATTATTTTAATGACTGATGGAGTAAATACGGTTCCGAATGCGATGCCACCACAATTTGCAGGTGAATTGGCAAAATCCTACGGAATTAAAGTGTACACGATAGGAATCGGAACGAATGGTTTTGCACTATTTCCGCAGATTACATCTTTTGGAATACAATTTTTCGAACAAGAAGTGCAGATTGATGAAGCTACGCTTTCTGAAATTGCGACTTTAACAGGTGGAAAATATTACAGAGCCACTTCTAATACGAGTTTAGAAAATGTATATAACGAGATTAACTCTTTAGAAAAATCGAAAATTAAAACCAATAAAATTTACAATTACGAAGAATATTTCAGAGTTTTTCTTTGGATTGCCTTGGTGTTTTTATTGATAGATGCAGTTTTAAGATGGAGAATTTTTAGGATTTTTAATTAA